The following is a genomic window from Longimicrobiaceae bacterium.
TTCTCCTGCTGGCCGTCCGCGCCCACCTGAAGCTGCGCGGCTTCGGTCCCTCCGTAGCGGCGGCCCGGCGGCTCGGCGCCCGCCTCACAGGCGCCGGGCTCGCTGCGGAGGAGGTCGAGCGCGCCTCGTACCGGGTGGCGGTGGCCGCCGCGTTCTTCCCCGGCCGCGCGGTGTGCCTGGAGCAGTCGCTGGCGCTCTACATCCTCCTCCGGCGGCGCGGCGTCCCCGCCGAGCTGCGGCTGGGCGTGCAGGTGTACCCCTTCCACGCCCACGCCTGGGTGGAGCTGCACGGAGAACCCGTGAACGAGCACCCGGAGACGGTAGCGAGGTTCCGCGCCCTCCCCGAGGTCCCGGCGTGAACGGCTTCTTCTGCATCCTGGCGGAGGGGGAGGCCCCCGCCCCCCGGGTGGAGCGCGACCGCCTTACGGCGCGGCTCCGCGCCCCCGGAAGCCGCTCCACGGCGCTGGAGGAGGGCCCTTTCGCCGCGGGCGCGAGCACGGAGCCGGCCGCCCTCCGCCCTCTCCTGGCGCGGCGCGGACCGCTGGCCGGCGCCGGAAACGTCCGCCTGGACAACCGGGCGGAGGTGGCGGCGTGGTCTGGGGAGCGGCTGGAGGGAGCGTCCGACCTGGAGGTGGTGCTGGCGGCGGTGGGAGCGCGCGGCGCGGGGTGCCTGGACGGGATCCTGGGCGACTTCGCTCTGGCCGTGTGGGACCCCCGCTCGCGCACCCTGACTGCGGCCCGCGACCCTTTCGGGGTGAAGGGGCTCTGGACGGCCCGCCGGGGCGGCGCAGTCCTCCTCTCCTCCCGCCTGGACGCGCTGGCGCGCGAGGGGGAGTACGACGAGGAGTGGGTGGCGGACTTCCTGGTGGGGGGGAGCGCCCCCCCGGAGCGCACCGTCTGGGCGGGGGTGGAGGCCGTGCCACCGGGGGGGGTGCTGACCTGGCACGACGGCATCCTCTCGCGGCGCCGCTTCTGGTCGGCGGCCGACTTCGCGCCGGCGGAGGTCATGGACGAGGGCGCGGCCGTGGAGCGGTTCCGTGAGCTGTTCGAGGAGGCGGTGCGCGTCCGGACGGAGGGCGGCCTCCCGGTGTGGGCGCAACTCTCGGGGGGGCTGGACTCCTCCTCCGTGGTGTGCGTGGCGCAGGAGTTGGCGCAGGCGGGACGCGGGCCGGCCATCGCCGGGACGGTGACGGTGGTGGAGACGATGGGCGACGGCGACGAGCGGAGGTACTCGGACGCGGTGGTGCGCCGCTGGGGAGTCCGCAACGAGCTGCTGCTCAATCCGTGGGCGTGGCAGGACGACGGGGCGCCCCCGGAGCCCACGGACGAGCCCCGCTCGCACTACCCGTACTGGGCGCGGGACCGGGCGCTGGCGGCCCTGGTGCGCGATGCCGGCGGGCGCGTGCTGCTCAGCGGACAGGGCGCGGACCACTACCTGGCGGGGAGCTGGAAGTTCATCACCGACCTTCTGGCCGCCGGCCGGGTACCGACTGCGCTCGGCGAGCTCACCCGCTTCTCCGTGGCGGTACGACAGTCGTTCTGGATGGGGTTGTGGCGCCACGGGATCCACCCCTTCCTTCCCATCTGGATGAAGGTGCACTGGGCACGCCCGCAGGAAGAGCTCCCCGGTTGGCTCGAACCGGGGTTCATCCGCAGACTGGGCGTGGCGGAGCGGCTCCCCCTCGTGCGCTCCCTGGCGGCGCCCCGCCGGGGAAGCTTCTTCGCGCATGAGATGGCCTCGGAGTTGGCGAGGCTCGCAGGCTTCCTGGAACGGGGGCCGTTCGAGGACGGGCTCGAAGTGCGCTACCCCTTCCTGCACCGCCCGCTGGTGGAGCACTCGCTTCGCCTCCCCCCGCCGCTCCGCATCCGCCCCGGCATCGGGAAGCACGTGCTGCGCGAAGCCATGCGGGGAACGCTCCCCGAGGAGGTGCGCATGCGGCGCGGGAAGGGATGGATCGACGCCCGCCTCCTCTGGGCCCTGAACCGGGAGCGGGTGCGCCTGGACGAGCTGCTGCGTGACTCGGAGATCGCTCGGCGCGGGTGGGTGCGCGCGGACGCCCTCCGCGCGGCCACCGAAGCGGCGCGGCAGGGGGAGGTGCGGAACCTAACGTTTCTCCTCTGCTCCCTCTCGCTGGAGACCTGGCTGGCGGTGCGCTCCGGGCGCTGGGCGGCACTTCCTCCCGGTCCGGAATCGGCTTCGGCAGCTTGACGACGTTGCTGGACGTGGAGAAGGGCCGGCAGACACCCGACCGGCGGCACCCCGCCACCACCACCTGAACGAGGAGACGGCACATGGACAAGAACACCACCACACAGAAGAAGGCGTACGCTCCCCCGAAGGTCACCCGGCACGGGGAGGTCGTGGAGAAGACGCTGGGGATCTCCTATGGCTACGGCGAGACGTGGAACCCAGGCGCCAAGCACGTGGACTGAGCAGGATGCGGTACGCTCGCTAGCAGTGCCGGCCCTTCTCCACGGGCGCGAGCCCCCGGCGCACGCTGGGGGCTCGCTCACATCCGCCCGGTTGCGGCCCCTTCCGCCGGAGTTATCTTCCGTCCCATGAAGATCAAATCGGTAGATTTCGCCGGGGCCATCGGGCAGATCGGGCAGGCGCAGCCGGAGCCGGCGCGGGGCATGCCGCAGGTGGCGTTCTCCGGGCGCTCAAACGTGGGGAAGTCGTCGCTCATCAACCGGCTGCTGGGGCGGACGCGCACGGCCATCGCGCGGGTGTCGGCGCAGCCGGGGAAGACGCAGGAGATCAACTTCTACCACGTGCGCGCGGACCTGGGGGACTTCTACCTGGTGGACCTCCCGGGGTACGGGTATGCCAAGGTGCCGCAGGAGCTGCGGAAGAAGTGGCAGCCGCTGATCCACGGCTTCCTCTCCAGCTCGGAGGAGCTGCGCGGGGTGGTGCAGCTCGTGGACATCCGCACCGGCCCCACCCCGGACGACCTGCGCTCGGTGGACTACCTGGCGGAGATCGGCGCGCCGACGCTGTTCGCGCTCACCAAGGCGGACAAGCTGGCCAAGGGGAAGCGGGAGGCGGCGCTCCGCAAGACGGTGGAGCGCCTGGGCGTGGACGAGGACCAGGTGGTGCTCTTCTCCGCGCTCTCCGGCGAGGGGCGCGAGGAGCTGCTGGAGACGCTGGGCGCCCTGCTCTTCCCTGCCCTGGAAGCCGACGGGGCGGAGGAAGCCGACGGGGCCGAGGAGGACGCGGGAGCGGAAGGGGAGCCGTAGAGCCGCGCGCCGGGGCCCTCCTGGCACGGTAGGTGCGCGCCCCTCCTGTCCCGGGCGCCGCGCGGTGCCCACGAACCCGTTCGGCAGGAGGTGCCCGATGCGGCTCCGCAGCTTCGTCCTCG
Proteins encoded in this region:
- a CDS encoding asparagine synthase-related protein, with protein sequence MNGFFCILAEGEAPAPRVERDRLTARLRAPGSRSTALEEGPFAAGASTEPAALRPLLARRGPLAGAGNVRLDNRAEVAAWSGERLEGASDLEVVLAAVGARGAGCLDGILGDFALAVWDPRSRTLTAARDPFGVKGLWTARRGGAVLLSSRLDALAREGEYDEEWVADFLVGGSAPPERTVWAGVEAVPPGGVLTWHDGILSRRRFWSAADFAPAEVMDEGAAVERFRELFEEAVRVRTEGGLPVWAQLSGGLDSSSVVCVAQELAQAGRGPAIAGTVTVVETMGDGDERRYSDAVVRRWGVRNELLLNPWAWQDDGAPPEPTDEPRSHYPYWARDRALAALVRDAGGRVLLSGQGADHYLAGSWKFITDLLAAGRVPTALGELTRFSVAVRQSFWMGLWRHGIHPFLPIWMKVHWARPQEELPGWLEPGFIRRLGVAERLPLVRSLAAPRRGSFFAHEMASELARLAGFLERGPFEDGLEVRYPFLHRPLVEHSLRLPPPLRIRPGIGKHVLREAMRGTLPEEVRMRRGKGWIDARLLWALNRERVRLDELLRDSEIARRGWVRADALRAATEAARQGEVRNLTFLLCSLSLETWLAVRSGRWAALPPGPESASAA
- a CDS encoding lasso peptide biosynthesis B2 protein: MSGPSVARCAILLLAVRAHLKLRGFGPSVAAARRLGARLTGAGLAAEEVERASYRVAVAAAFFPGRAVCLEQSLALYILLRRRGVPAELRLGVQVYPFHAHAWVELHGEPVNEHPETVARFRALPEVPA
- the yihA gene encoding ribosome biogenesis GTP-binding protein YihA/YsxC translates to MKIKSVDFAGAIGQIGQAQPEPARGMPQVAFSGRSNVGKSSLINRLLGRTRTAIARVSAQPGKTQEINFYHVRADLGDFYLVDLPGYGYAKVPQELRKKWQPLIHGFLSSSEELRGVVQLVDIRTGPTPDDLRSVDYLAEIGAPTLFALTKADKLAKGKREAALRKTVERLGVDEDQVVLFSALSGEGREELLETLGALLFPALEADGAEEADGAEEDAGAEGEP
- a CDS encoding lasso RiPP family leader peptide-containing protein, whose amino-acid sequence is MDKNTTTQKKAYAPPKVTRHGEVVEKTLGISYGYGETWNPGAKHVD